The Vibrio tarriae genome includes a window with the following:
- the dnaJ gene encoding molecular chaperone DnaJ, whose translation MSKRDFYEVLGVGRDASERDIKKAYKRLAMKYHPDRNSGDAGAAEKFKEVKEAYEILTDAQKKAAYDQYGHAAFEQGAGGFGGGGFGGGGAADFGDIFGDVFGDIFGGGRRGGGPRAQRGSDLRYNMELSLEEAVRGCSKEIEVPTLVHCDACDGSGAKKGTSAQTCGTCHGHGQVQMRQGFFAVQQTCPTCHGKGKIIKDPCNVCHGQGRKQKTKTLNVKIPAGVDTGDRIRLAGEGEAGEMGAPAGDLYVQVHVKEHHIFERDGNNLYCEVPVSFAMAALGGEVEVPTLDGRVSLKVPAETQTGRMFRMRGKGVKSVRSAALGDLIVKLVVETPVNLSARQKELLKEFEDSCGGEAATKHKPKAEGFFNGVKKFFDDLTS comes from the coding sequence ATGTCAAAACGTGATTTTTACGAAGTATTAGGCGTAGGCCGTGACGCCTCCGAGCGTGATATTAAAAAGGCATACAAACGCCTTGCGATGAAATACCACCCGGACCGCAACTCGGGAGATGCTGGTGCGGCGGAAAAGTTTAAAGAAGTCAAAGAAGCGTATGAAATTCTGACTGATGCGCAGAAGAAAGCCGCTTATGACCAATACGGCCATGCGGCGTTTGAGCAAGGCGCAGGTGGTTTTGGTGGTGGCGGCTTCGGCGGTGGCGGTGCTGCTGACTTTGGCGATATCTTTGGTGATGTGTTTGGTGACATCTTCGGTGGTGGTCGCCGTGGCGGCGGCCCAAGAGCACAGCGTGGCTCCGACCTACGTTACAACATGGAACTGAGCCTTGAAGAAGCGGTTCGTGGCTGCTCGAAAGAGATTGAAGTACCGACATTAGTACACTGTGACGCTTGTGATGGCTCAGGTGCGAAAAAAGGCACCTCAGCACAAACTTGCGGAACCTGTCATGGTCATGGTCAAGTTCAGATGCGTCAGGGCTTCTTTGCGGTGCAGCAAACCTGTCCAACCTGTCATGGTAAAGGCAAGATCATTAAAGATCCTTGTAACGTCTGTCATGGCCAAGGTCGTAAGCAAAAGACCAAAACACTCAATGTGAAAATTCCAGCCGGTGTGGATACGGGTGATCGCATCCGTCTGGCTGGTGAAGGTGAAGCGGGAGAAATGGGGGCGCCAGCAGGCGATTTGTACGTACAAGTGCATGTCAAAGAGCACCACATTTTCGAGCGCGATGGCAATAACTTGTACTGTGAAGTGCCAGTGAGCTTTGCGATGGCGGCTCTGGGCGGTGAAGTGGAAGTTCCCACACTTGATGGCCGTGTGAGCTTAAAAGTGCCGGCTGAAACCCAAACCGGCCGCATGTTCCGCATGCGCGGTAAGGGTGTGAAAAGCGTTCGCTCTGCAGCATTAGGCGATCTGATTGTCAAACTTGTGGTCGAAACCCCAGTCAATTTGAGTGCTCGTCAGAAAGAGCTGTTGAAAGAGTTTGAAGACTCCTGTGGTGGCGAAGCGGCAACCAAACACAAGCCGAAAGCCGAAGGCTTCTTTAACGGTGTGAAGAAGTTTTTTGATGATCTAACCAGTTAA
- the dnaK gene encoding molecular chaperone DnaK, giving the protein MGKIIGIDLGTTNSCVAVLDGDKPRVIENAEGERTTPSVIAYTDGETLVGQPAKRQAVTNPQNTLFAIKRLIGRRFEDEEVQRDIKIMPYKIVKADNGDAWVEAKGQKMAAPQVSAEVLKKMKKTAEDFLGEPVTAAVITVPAYFNDAQRQATKDAGRIAGLEVKRIINEPTAAALAYGLDKQGGDRTIAVYDLGGGTFDISIIEIDEVEGEKTFEVLSTNGDTHLGGEDFDNRMINYLVDEFKKDQGIDLRNDPLAMQRLKEAAEKAKIELSSAQQTDVNLPYITADATGPKHMNIKVTRAKLEALVEDLVQRSLEPLKVALADAGLSVNEITDVILVGGQTRMPMVQKKVAEFFGKEPRKDVNPDEAVAVGAAVQGGVLAGEVKDVLLLDVTPLSLGIETMGGVMTKLIEKNTTIPTKANQVFSTAEDNQSAVTIHVLQGERKQAMYNKSLGQFNLEGINAAPRGMPQIEVIFDLDADGILHVSAKDKQTGKEQKITIQASGGLSDAEIEKMVQEAEANKEADKKFEELATARNQADQMIHATRKQITEAGEALPADEKAKIETAINELETAKKGEDKAEIDAKVQALMAAAQKLMEIAQQQAQAQGANAEQSSTKEDDVVDAEFEEVNDDKK; this is encoded by the coding sequence ATGGGTAAAATCATTGGTATTGACTTAGGTACTACAAACTCATGTGTTGCTGTGTTGGACGGCGACAAGCCTCGCGTAATTGAAAACGCAGAGGGTGAGCGTACTACTCCTTCTGTAATCGCCTATACAGACGGTGAAACTCTGGTGGGTCAACCTGCAAAACGTCAAGCAGTCACTAACCCACAAAATACGCTATTTGCAATCAAGCGTTTGATCGGTCGTCGTTTTGAAGACGAAGAAGTTCAGCGCGATATCAAAATCATGCCTTACAAAATCGTTAAGGCTGACAATGGTGATGCTTGGGTTGAAGCGAAAGGCCAAAAAATGGCGGCTCCTCAAGTGTCTGCTGAAGTGCTGAAGAAAATGAAGAAAACCGCGGAAGATTTCCTCGGTGAACCAGTTACTGCAGCGGTTATCACTGTACCTGCTTACTTTAACGATGCTCAGCGTCAAGCAACCAAAGATGCTGGCCGTATCGCAGGTCTAGAAGTGAAACGTATCATCAACGAGCCAACCGCAGCCGCTCTGGCTTACGGCCTAGACAAGCAAGGCGGCGATCGCACAATCGCGGTATACGACCTTGGCGGTGGTACATTCGATATCTCTATCATTGAGATCGATGAAGTTGAAGGCGAGAAAACCTTCGAAGTTTTGTCTACCAACGGTGACACTCACCTAGGTGGTGAAGACTTTGACAACCGCATGATCAACTACCTGGTTGACGAATTCAAAAAAGACCAAGGTATCGATCTGCGTAACGACCCGCTAGCAATGCAACGTCTGAAAGAAGCGGCTGAGAAAGCGAAAATTGAACTTTCTTCTGCGCAGCAAACTGACGTTAACCTGCCATACATCACGGCAGATGCGACCGGTCCTAAGCACATGAACATCAAAGTGACTCGTGCGAAACTGGAAGCGCTGGTTGAAGATTTGGTTCAACGTTCTCTGGAGCCTCTGAAAGTTGCTCTGGCTGACGCTGGCCTGTCTGTGAACGAGATTACTGACGTTATCCTTGTCGGTGGTCAAACTCGTATGCCAATGGTTCAGAAGAAAGTGGCTGAATTCTTTGGTAAAGAGCCACGTAAAGACGTGAACCCTGATGAAGCGGTAGCGGTAGGTGCTGCGGTTCAAGGTGGTGTTCTGGCGGGTGAAGTAAAAGACGTTCTGCTGCTAGACGTAACGCCTCTGTCTCTGGGTATTGAAACCATGGGCGGAGTGATGACCAAACTCATCGAGAAAAACACCACTATCCCAACCAAAGCGAACCAAGTGTTCTCTACGGCGGAAGATAACCAAAGCGCAGTAACCATCCATGTACTGCAAGGTGAGCGTAAGCAAGCGATGTACAACAAATCTCTGGGTCAATTTAACCTAGAGGGTATCAACGCAGCGCCACGCGGTATGCCACAAATCGAAGTAATCTTCGACTTGGATGCGGACGGTATCCTGCACGTTTCAGCAAAAGACAAGCAGACAGGCAAAGAGCAGAAGATCACTATCCAAGCTTCTGGCGGTCTGAGCGATGCTGAAATCGAAAAAATGGTTCAAGAAGCAGAAGCGAACAAAGAAGCGGACAAAAAGTTCGAAGAGTTAGCGACTGCACGTAACCAAGCAGACCAGATGATCCACGCGACTCGCAAACAAATCACTGAAGCAGGCGAAGCACTGCCAGCGGATGAGAAAGCGAAGATCGAAACGGCGATTAACGAGCTAGAAACAGCGAAAAAAGGCGAAGACAAAGCGGAAATCGATGCCAAAGTGCAAGCACTGATGGCAGCGGCACAGAAGCTGATGGAAATCGCGCAGCAACAAGCTCAAGCACAAGGTGCAAACGCTGAACAGTCTTCAACAAAAGAAGATGACGTAGTTGACGCTGAGTTTGAAGAAGTTAACGACGATAAGAAGTAA
- a CDS encoding metal ABC transporter permease, with the protein MTEYSWLIAPITIGLFALVSNIILGRQVLLRGVVFIDLAMAQVAALAMVLVELYTGLEINVFIKLIASYLLTLPTALLLVYLERHLAAHLEALIGLLYVVAACLAVNLISTQAHGKELIDSLLNGRLLWADTRDIWPVVVVTIILCWVNWQKSAWLTGPAFYVLFALAIPPLVISLGVYLEFAALIMPALFALLFKPSQYWWAAFGIGLTGGAIGFFTSLWWDYPLGPSVVIAMASFGILGALCYWRLAVVKRPYFCVKQ; encoded by the coding sequence ATGACCGAGTATAGCTGGCTGATCGCGCCTATTACGATTGGCCTTTTTGCACTGGTTAGCAACATCATTTTGGGGCGGCAAGTGCTACTTCGTGGCGTGGTGTTTATTGACCTTGCAATGGCTCAAGTCGCCGCGTTAGCTATGGTCTTGGTTGAACTGTACACCGGCTTAGAAATCAACGTCTTTATCAAACTGATTGCATCGTATTTGCTTACCCTTCCGACCGCTTTACTGTTGGTGTACTTAGAACGCCACCTTGCTGCACATTTAGAAGCCTTGATCGGGCTGCTGTATGTGGTTGCAGCTTGCTTGGCGGTCAATCTCATCAGTACTCAGGCGCATGGTAAGGAATTAATTGATTCCTTGCTCAATGGCAGGCTGCTGTGGGCGGATACTCGAGACATATGGCCTGTGGTCGTTGTGACGATTATTTTGTGTTGGGTCAATTGGCAAAAGAGTGCTTGGCTAACCGGGCCGGCATTCTATGTATTATTTGCACTTGCGATTCCCCCGTTGGTGATTAGCCTAGGCGTCTACCTTGAGTTTGCTGCGTTAATCATGCCAGCCTTGTTTGCGCTGCTGTTTAAGCCTAGCCAATACTGGTGGGCTGCTTTCGGGATTGGATTGACGGGCGGCGCTATCGGATTTTTCACCTCGTTATGGTGGGATTATCCGCTTGGACCCAGTGTGGTGATTGCGATGGCAAGTTTTGGTATTTTGGGAGCCCTCTGCTATTGGCGCTTGGCGGTGGTTAAACGACCTTATTTTTGCGTTAAGCAATAA
- a CDS encoding metal ABC transporter solute-binding protein, Zn/Mn family, translated as MRMRFNWLSVFALFSFPSVASLNVFVCQPDWEDLVRQHAPSAQIYSATTAMQDPHYIQARPSLIAKMRSADLVVCSGAELEIGWLPELQRQSRNPKVQPGQAGLFWVSDYVDVLDKHEHVDRAMGDVHAHGNPHVQFAVADMPDISHALAKRLSEIDPENQALYQGMGLRFRADWQKRVSAWREQGKALQGMRVVGYHQTHRYLYAWLGVEQVADLEPKPGLPPTMAHLNELARTDFSQVSGIVYSSHQPVDAANWLAQRSQLPIVQLAQSVGGRENTDSLVELIDDSIAQLLKLRAEP; from the coding sequence ATGCGCATGCGTTTTAACTGGCTAAGTGTATTTGCCCTATTCAGTTTTCCTAGCGTAGCTAGCCTAAATGTCTTTGTTTGTCAGCCTGATTGGGAGGATTTGGTTCGCCAGCATGCGCCAAGCGCGCAAATCTACTCCGCGACGACAGCGATGCAAGATCCGCACTACATTCAAGCGAGGCCATCATTGATCGCGAAGATGCGCAGCGCCGATTTGGTCGTCTGCTCGGGGGCTGAACTTGAAATTGGCTGGCTGCCTGAATTGCAAAGACAAAGCCGCAACCCCAAAGTGCAACCGGGGCAAGCGGGTTTATTTTGGGTGAGTGACTACGTGGATGTGCTTGATAAACATGAGCATGTCGACCGCGCGATGGGCGATGTTCATGCACACGGTAATCCTCATGTACAGTTTGCTGTCGCCGATATGCCAGACATATCGCATGCGTTGGCCAAGCGTTTGTCGGAGATCGACCCTGAAAACCAGGCTTTGTATCAAGGCATGGGCTTGCGCTTTCGTGCAGATTGGCAAAAGCGAGTCTCTGCATGGCGTGAACAGGGCAAGGCATTACAAGGTATGCGAGTGGTTGGGTACCACCAAACCCACCGTTATCTGTACGCTTGGTTGGGTGTTGAACAAGTTGCAGATTTGGAGCCAAAGCCAGGGTTACCCCCTACAATGGCACACCTGAATGAACTCGCTCGGACGGATTTTAGTCAAGTCAGTGGCATTGTGTATTCGAGCCATCAGCCAGTTGATGCCGCGAATTGGTTGGCTCAGCGCAGTCAGTTACCGATTGTTCAACTCGCTCAGAGCGTAGGGGGCAGAGAGAATACCGACAGCTTAGTCGAATTGATCGATGACAGCATTGCCCAGTTACTCAAGTTGAGAGCGGAGCCATGA
- the grpE gene encoding nucleotide exchange factor GrpE — translation MSNEEIKNKDEQLQQDAVETEAEVVGTDADIDWNQAADEIDEKEAKIAQLEAALLVSEERVKEQQDSVLRARAEVENMRRRSEQEVDKARKFALSRFAEELLPVIDNLERAIQAADGEVEAIKPLLEGVELTHKTFVDTIAKFGLKEINPHGEAFNPEFHQAMSIQESAEYEPNTVMFVMQKGYELNGRVLRPAMVMVSK, via the coding sequence ATGAGCAACGAAGAGATCAAGAACAAAGACGAGCAGCTGCAACAAGACGCGGTTGAGACTGAAGCTGAAGTTGTAGGAACAGATGCCGATATCGACTGGAACCAAGCCGCTGACGAAATCGATGAGAAAGAAGCGAAAATTGCTCAGTTAGAAGCGGCGCTGCTTGTGAGCGAAGAGCGCGTGAAAGAGCAGCAAGACAGCGTACTGCGTGCCCGCGCGGAAGTCGAAAACATGCGTCGCCGTAGCGAGCAGGAAGTGGATAAAGCACGTAAATTTGCGCTGAGCCGCTTTGCTGAAGAGCTGCTGCCAGTGATTGATAACCTTGAGCGTGCGATTCAAGCCGCCGATGGTGAAGTTGAAGCGATCAAACCTCTGCTGGAAGGTGTAGAACTGACGCACAAAACTTTCGTTGATACGATTGCTAAGTTCGGCTTGAAAGAGATTAACCCGCACGGTGAAGCGTTTAACCCTGAATTCCACCAAGCGATGTCGATTCAAGAAAGCGCCGAGTATGAGCCAAATACGGTGATGTTTGTGATGCAAAAAGGCTATGAACTGAATGGCCGCGTATTGCGCCCTGCCATGGTGATGGTGTCTAAGTAA
- the nadK gene encoding NAD(+) kinase, with translation MKKPFNVLAIIGKPRDQQAIQTHKEIYHWLRSLGYTVFIDDRLREILTDLPTEHFASLIELGKKADLAIVVGGDGNMLGAARVLSRFDISVIGVNRGNLGFLTDLNPEDFQQRLQEVLDGHYLQETRFLLEAEIHRHGQVKSHNAALNEAVLHPGKIAHMIEFEVYIDDNFAFSQRSDGLIVSTPTGSTAYSLSGGGPILSPSLNAITLVPMFPHTLSCRPLVVGGNQRIKLVVSPENRGTQEVSCDGQVSLPVSPGDEIHIYQSPNVLKLIHPQDYSYYHVLRTKLGWSSKLF, from the coding sequence ATGAAAAAGCCGTTCAACGTTCTTGCCATCATTGGAAAACCGCGCGATCAACAAGCCATTCAAACTCATAAAGAGATTTACCACTGGCTAAGATCGCTCGGATATACCGTGTTTATCGATGATCGTTTACGGGAAATTCTGACCGATTTACCCACCGAACATTTTGCAAGCCTGATTGAACTGGGCAAAAAAGCCGATTTGGCGATTGTGGTCGGTGGCGATGGCAACATGCTTGGTGCTGCGCGCGTGTTGTCCCGCTTTGATATCAGTGTGATCGGGGTTAATCGTGGCAATTTAGGCTTTTTGACCGATTTAAACCCAGAAGATTTCCAACAGCGCTTACAAGAAGTGTTGGATGGTCACTATTTGCAAGAAACTCGCTTTTTGCTTGAAGCGGAAATCCATCGCCACGGTCAAGTGAAAAGCCATAATGCCGCCTTGAATGAAGCCGTGCTTCATCCAGGAAAAATAGCGCATATGATTGAATTTGAAGTCTATATTGATGATAACTTTGCTTTCTCTCAGCGCTCCGATGGGTTAATTGTCTCAACCCCAACCGGCTCGACTGCTTATTCACTTTCCGGCGGAGGCCCGATCCTCTCGCCAAGCCTGAATGCCATTACTTTAGTGCCTATGTTTCCGCATACCCTCTCCTGCCGCCCATTAGTGGTGGGCGGAAATCAACGCATTAAACTGGTGGTTTCCCCTGAAAACCGCGGCACTCAAGAAGTGAGCTGTGATGGACAAGTCTCATTACCTGTGTCGCCTGGTGATGAAATCCACATCTATCAAAGCCCCAATGTGCTGAAACTTATCCACCCTCAAGACTACAGTTACTACCACGTACTGCGCACTAAGCTTGGCTGGTCGAGCAAACTGTTTTGA
- the recN gene encoding DNA repair protein RecN — MLAHLSINNFAIVKSLQLELSKGMTTITGETGAGKSIAIDALGLCLGGRAEASMVRQGEDKTEVSAAFHLDNNLLASRWLEDNELLEGKECILRRIITKDGRSKAFINGSPVPLSQLKTLGQLLINVHGQHAHQQLMKPEYQLSMLDQYAGHADLLKATRHAYQNWRQASNQLKQLRENSQQNQAQLQLLEYQIKELNELALGEDEFVELEQEHKRLANSGDLALNCQRAIELLNEGEEVNALGLLQSVSHTLIDLAEMDSKLTALPSMVAEALIQLEETYHELRNYLDSIDVDPERMAYVEERYSKVMSLARKHHVLPEELYQHHQALLQQIAQLDCSDEKMSALASEVDVLYQTFVAAADKLHKSRVRYAKELDKLISQSMHELSMEKAQFKIEVLQDSAHSSPLGFDAVTFLVSTNPGQPLQPIAKVASGGELSRMSLAIQVITAQKVDTPSLIFDEVDVGISGPTAAVVGKLLRKLGESTQVLCVTHLPQVAGCGHHQLFVAKQTKAGKTETQMLKLDQEQRIAELARLLGGSQITESTLANAKELLIAA; from the coding sequence ATGCTGGCTCACTTAAGTATCAATAACTTCGCTATCGTAAAGTCACTACAACTCGAATTATCAAAAGGAATGACCACCATCACCGGTGAAACTGGTGCTGGTAAATCCATTGCGATTGATGCTTTAGGTTTATGTCTCGGTGGTCGAGCCGAAGCCAGCATGGTGCGTCAAGGTGAAGATAAAACCGAAGTCAGCGCCGCCTTTCATCTGGATAACAATCTGCTCGCCAGCCGTTGGTTAGAAGATAATGAACTGCTTGAAGGCAAAGAGTGCATTCTGCGCCGAATCATCACCAAAGATGGGCGCTCTAAAGCCTTTATTAATGGCAGCCCAGTTCCGCTCTCTCAACTCAAAACATTGGGGCAACTGCTGATCAATGTGCATGGTCAACACGCACATCAGCAACTGATGAAACCGGAATATCAACTCAGCATGCTTGATCAATACGCAGGTCATGCAGACTTGCTCAAAGCCACGCGTCACGCCTATCAAAATTGGCGTCAAGCGAGCAATCAACTCAAACAGCTGCGCGAAAATAGCCAACAAAATCAGGCACAGTTACAACTTTTAGAATACCAAATCAAAGAGCTCAACGAATTGGCTCTCGGTGAGGATGAGTTTGTCGAGCTAGAACAAGAGCATAAACGCTTAGCCAATAGCGGCGATCTGGCACTCAACTGCCAACGCGCGATTGAACTGCTCAATGAAGGGGAAGAAGTAAACGCCTTAGGCCTTTTACAAAGTGTTAGCCATACGCTGATTGATCTGGCTGAAATGGATAGCAAACTGACAGCGCTCCCTTCTATGGTGGCCGAGGCGCTGATTCAGCTTGAAGAGACTTACCATGAACTACGCAACTATTTGGATTCGATTGATGTCGACCCTGAACGCATGGCGTATGTAGAAGAGCGCTACTCGAAAGTAATGTCGCTCGCGCGTAAACATCATGTACTGCCAGAAGAGCTGTATCAGCATCACCAAGCGCTCTTGCAGCAAATTGCTCAGCTAGATTGTTCTGACGAGAAAATGTCAGCACTCGCGAGTGAAGTCGACGTGCTCTACCAAACCTTTGTTGCGGCCGCTGACAAACTGCACAAATCTCGTGTTCGCTATGCCAAAGAATTGGATAAATTGATTAGCCAAAGCATGCATGAGCTGAGCATGGAAAAAGCGCAATTCAAAATCGAAGTGCTGCAAGACAGCGCGCACTCATCGCCATTAGGTTTTGATGCCGTGACTTTCTTAGTCTCGACGAACCCGGGTCAACCGCTGCAACCCATCGCCAAAGTGGCCTCTGGTGGTGAACTATCACGTATGTCATTGGCGATCCAAGTGATTACTGCGCAGAAGGTCGATACTCCAAGCCTGATTTTCGATGAAGTTGACGTGGGTATTTCAGGGCCAACAGCAGCCGTGGTCGGTAAACTGTTACGTAAGTTGGGCGAGTCGACTCAAGTACTGTGTGTCACCCACTTACCACAAGTGGCAGGTTGTGGACACCATCAACTGTTTGTCGCCAAACAGACCAAAGCAGGCAAAACCGAAACGCAAATGCTCAAATTGGATCAGGAACAGCGCATTGCTGAACTGGCACGCTTACTCGGAGGGAGCCAAATTACCGAATCCACGCTCGCGAATGCTAAAGAGCTATTAATCGCAGCCTAA
- the bamE gene encoding outer membrane protein assembly factor BamE has translation MQFTKWFIALPLAVTALSGCSLLERLVYRIDINQGNYVDQQSVDQLKFGMSKDQVRFVLGSPMLVENGYPDTWYYIYHHTQGHNDPVQKNLIVKFNDGGKLVNVAGDFPAGDSFFEGVN, from the coding sequence ATGCAGTTTACTAAGTGGTTCATCGCCCTTCCCCTTGCCGTCACCGCCTTATCCGGCTGCTCTTTATTAGAGCGCTTGGTGTATCGAATCGATATCAATCAGGGTAACTATGTTGATCAACAATCCGTTGATCAGCTCAAGTTTGGCATGAGCAAAGATCAAGTTCGTTTTGTTCTCGGCTCACCTATGTTGGTTGAAAATGGCTACCCAGATACTTGGTATTACATTTACCACCACACCCAAGGCCATAACGATCCGGTACAAAAGAACCTGATCGTGAAATTTAACGATGGTGGCAAGCTCGTGAATGTCGCGGGAGATTTCCCTGCTGGCGATTCTTTCTTCGAAGGCGTCAACTAA
- a CDS encoding RnfH family protein has protein sequence MSSEMIHVEVVYALPHEQRVLKLVVEQSATVEEIIRTSGILQMYPEIDLTVNKVGIFSRNVKLDAKVRDKDRIEIYRPLLADPKEIRRKRAEQAKAAANQS, from the coding sequence ATGAGCAGTGAAATGATTCATGTTGAAGTGGTGTATGCGTTACCGCATGAGCAGCGTGTACTCAAGCTGGTGGTTGAGCAATCGGCAACGGTGGAAGAGATCATCCGTACCTCAGGCATTTTGCAGATGTATCCTGAGATTGATCTGACGGTCAATAAGGTGGGCATTTTCAGCCGGAATGTGAAGTTGGATGCTAAGGTGCGAGATAAAGATCGGATTGAGATTTATCGCCCATTATTGGCTGACCCGAAAGAGATTCGCCGTAAGCGTGCGGAACAAGCCAAAGCTGCTGCTAATCAAAGTTAA
- a CDS encoding SRPBCC family protein: protein MKQVSRSALVSFSAEQMFHLVNDVARYPEFLPGCSGSRVLEQSEAHMVASVDVSKAGISKTFTTSNQLTPGVSIAMSLVDGPFKTLRGGWFFTPLDEAACKVELRLEFEFSSKMIELAFGKIFNELTGNMVNAFTRRAKQVYGE from the coding sequence ATGAAACAAGTGAGTCGTTCTGCCTTGGTCTCGTTTAGTGCAGAGCAGATGTTTCATTTGGTCAATGATGTGGCGCGCTATCCTGAGTTTTTGCCCGGTTGTTCGGGTTCTCGTGTGCTGGAGCAGAGTGAGGCACATATGGTGGCATCGGTGGATGTTTCAAAAGCGGGGATCAGTAAGACGTTTACCACTTCGAATCAATTGACGCCCGGGGTGTCGATTGCCATGAGCTTGGTGGATGGGCCTTTTAAAACGCTACGCGGTGGATGGTTTTTCACTCCGTTGGATGAAGCCGCGTGTAAAGTTGAGCTGCGTTTGGAGTTTGAGTTTTCCAGCAAGATGATTGAGTTGGCGTTTGGCAAAATTTTTAATGAATTGACCGGCAATATGGTGAATGCGTTTACTCGCCGAGCAAAACAGGTGTATGGAGAGTGA
- the smpB gene encoding SsrA-binding protein SmpB gives MTKKKTNTKAGSNTIALNKKARHEYFIEDEFEAGMELQGWEVKSLRQGKANIAESYVYIKDGEAFISGMTIIPLQQASTHVVANPTRIRKLLLSRRELDNLFGRINREGMTLTALSLYWSRSWVKIKIGVAKGKKLHDKREDLKEKEWQRQKDRVMKSALR, from the coding sequence ATGACAAAAAAGAAAACCAATACCAAAGCGGGTAGCAACACTATCGCGCTGAACAAAAAAGCTCGCCACGAATACTTCATCGAAGATGAATTTGAAGCTGGCATGGAGCTACAAGGCTGGGAAGTCAAATCACTTCGCCAAGGTAAAGCCAACATTGCAGAAAGCTACGTCTACATCAAAGATGGCGAAGCGTTCATTTCCGGTATGACTATCATTCCGTTGCAGCAAGCCTCCACTCACGTGGTAGCCAACCCTACCCGTATCCGCAAGCTGCTACTTTCACGCCGCGAGCTGGACAACCTGTTTGGCCGTATCAACCGTGAAGGGATGACACTAACCGCATTGTCACTCTACTGGTCTCGTTCGTGGGTCAAAATCAAAATTGGCGTTGCGAAAGGTAAGAAACTGCACGACAAACGTGAAGATCTGAAAGAAAAAGAGTGGCAACGCCAAAAAGATCGAGTGATGAAGAGCGCGTTGCGCTAA
- a CDS encoding Arm DNA-binding domain-containing protein: MAKQIKPLSPTQVTKAKPLEKEYSLADGNGLYLRIKPNGAKLWIFNYIHPVTKKRKNISLGAFPDITLASAREKTREMRQHVAEGIDHLVNKALGIMNRFIIYLHSQQHFYAH; the protein is encoded by the coding sequence ATGGCTAAGCAAATCAAGCCCTTATCACCAACTCAAGTAACCAAAGCTAAGCCCTTAGAAAAAGAATATTCGCTTGCCGATGGCAACGGTCTGTACTTACGTATAAAGCCGAATGGCGCAAAACTTTGGATTTTCAACTACATCCACCCAGTAACTAAAAAACGCAAGAACATCAGCCTTGGTGCTTTTCCTGACATTACTCTCGCATCTGCGAGAGAGAAAACAAGAGAAATGCGCCAACATGTCGCTGAAGGTATTGATCACCTTGTGAATAAGGCACTAGGAATTATGAACAGATTCATCATCTATCTGCACAGCCAGCAACACTTTTACGCGCATTAA